In Mus musculus strain C57BL/6J chromosome 14, GRCm38.p6 C57BL/6J, the following are encoded in one genomic region:
- the Fam107a gene encoding actin-associated protein FAM107A isoform X1, giving the protein MYSEIQRERADIEGLMARPEYREWNSELIKPKKLLNPVKASRSHQELHRELLMNHKRGLGMDSKPELQRVLEHRRRNQLIKKKEEELEAKRMQCPFKQELLRRQQRLNQLENPPQRDEDHAPEFIKVRENLRRITTLTSEERAL; this is encoded by the exons ATGTACTCAGAGATCCAGAGGGAGCGGGCTGACATCGAGGGACTCATGGCCAGACCAGAGTACAGAGAGTGGAACTCAGAGCTCATCAAACCCAAGAAGCTGCTGAACCCTGTGAAGGCTTCTCGGAGCCATCAGGAGCTGCACCGTGAGCTGCTTATGAACCACAAAAG GGGCTTGGGTATGGACAGCAAGCCTGAGCTGCAGCGAGTTCTAGAGCACCGTCGCAGGAATCAGCTgatcaaaaagaaggaggaggagctagAGGCCAAGCGGATGCAGTGCCCCTTCAAGCAGGAGCTGCTGAGGCGGCAGCAGAGACTGAACCAG CTGGAAAACCCACCACAGAGAGACGAGGACCACGCCCCTGAGTTCATCAAAGTCCGGGAAAACCTACGCAGAATCACCACACTGACCAGCGAGGAAAGAGCACTGTAG
- the Fam107a gene encoding actin-associated protein FAM107A isoform 2 (isoform 2 is encoded by transcript variant 4), producing the protein MAQKLGEWASAPAEATGLYRAVLLRSASMYSEIQRERADIEGLMARPEYREWNSELIKPKKLLNPVKASRSHQELHRELLMNHKRGLGMDSKPELQRVLEHRRRNQLIKKKEEELEAKRMQCPFKQELLRRQQRLNQLENPPQRDEDHAPEFIKVRENLRRITTLTSEERAL; encoded by the exons ATGGCGCAGAAGCTGGGCGAGTGGGCCAGTGCGCCCGCCGAGGCCACCGGGCTGTACCGAGCCGTGCTGCTCAGGTCAG CCTCCATGTACTCAGAGATCCAGAGGGAGCGGGCTGACATCGAGGGACTCATGGCCAGACCAGAGTACAGAGAGTGGAACTCAGAGCTCATCAAACCCAAGAAGCTGCTGAACCCTGTGAAGGCTTCTCGGAGCCATCAGGAGCTGCACCGTGAGCTGCTTATGAACCACAAAAG GGGCTTGGGTATGGACAGCAAGCCTGAGCTGCAGCGAGTTCTAGAGCACCGTCGCAGGAATCAGCTgatcaaaaagaaggaggaggagctagAGGCCAAGCGGATGCAGTGCCCCTTCAAGCAGGAGCTGCTGAGGCGGCAGCAGAGACTGAACCAG CTGGAAAACCCACCACAGAGAGACGAGGACCACGCCCCTGAGTTCATCAAAGTCCGGGAAAACCTACGCAGAATCACCACACTGACCAGCGAGGAAAGAGCACTGTAG